Proteins from one Panicum virgatum strain AP13 chromosome 7K, P.virgatum_v5, whole genome shotgun sequence genomic window:
- the LOC120639746 gene encoding uncharacterized protein LOC120639746, whose product MSGIWSAVRWWDEWQMRVLVAASLLIQWFLLLAAPMRKYTIGTWLRWLIWLAYISCDALAIYALATLFNRQTKASNPCYTGARASYLEVLWAPVLLIHLGGREEITAYHIEDNEMWTRHTVTLVSQVTVALYAFYKTWPDSGDRRLLWSAVVLFFIGILSFCEKPWALRRASINRLVSVYSSLAAGERQKPTSAWEYLFTELDFGGGSIVRMKKKPRSTILSDGDKVQMILSDMSLGAAAAAAAQKNPGLSKDDVLGTLDPGAEKNMKSWLRRAFGLIYTRANVVSTPAYLACHVLLVPTLHATAIALFAMSHKHAYEQFNAADVKMTYVILSFTAVLDVFGVPISELLYWVLSKTKIPALCEMLPGDNLIDAVQKVKNPRTGRLIKWARSLGYKGRFFHRDNRSNNLYGKVAGFVVAELLGDKVQGLDLASYRDIDKKKNWALKKLEVLFINTDTAIWKSLRQLPFDESVLRWHIATDLCCRLSPPPKGLNALTYTHSKCAAEISNYMAHLLNCRPDMLMTGSRQHLFNEALRSMGSMGRVVWRSIDDAKDACSKHALIKESWNLAKELVELGDDKTRWEIMYRVWVGLLCYSASMCRGYQHAKSLGEGGEFLSFVWLVIALKGAKTLADKLQMPDDEGATPGAAQEATQGIDLSKFD is encoded by the coding sequence ATGAGTGGCATCTGGAGCGCCGTGCGGTGGTGGGACGAATGGCAGATGcgcgtcctcgtcgccgccaGCCTCCTGATACAGTGGTTCCTCCTGCTGGCGGCGCCGATGCGCAAGTACACCATCGGGACCTGGCTCCGGTGGCTCATCTGGCTGGCGTACATCAGCTGCGACGCCCTGGCCATCTACGCGCTGGCCACCCTCTTCAACCGCCAGACCAAGGCCAGCAATCCCTGCTACACCGGCGCCAGGGCGAGCTACCTCGAGGTGCTCTGGGCGCCGGTGCTCCTCATCCACCTCGGCGGCCGGGAGGAGATCACCGCCTACCACATCGAGGACAACGAGATGTGGACGCGCCACACGGTGACGCTCGTGTCCCAGGTCACCGTCGCCCTCTACGCCTTCTACAAGACGTGGCCCGACTCTGGCGACCGCCGCCTGCTCTGGTCCGCGGTCGTGCTCTTCTTCATCGGGATCCTCAGCTTCTGCGAGAAGCCGTGGGCGCTCCGGCGGGCCAGCATCAACCGCCTCGTCTCCGTCTACTcctcgctcgccgccggggAGCGGCAGAAGCCCACGTCGGCGTGGGAGTACCTCTTCACGGAGCTCGACTTCGGCGGCGGATCCATTGTCAGGATGAAGAAGAAGCCGCGGAGCACGATCCTGTCGGACGGCGACAAGGTCCAGATGATCCTCTCCGACATGTcactgggcgccgccgccgccgccgccgcgcagaagAACCCGGGCTTGTCGAAGGACGACGTCCTGGGCACGCTCGACCCCGGCGCGGAGAAGAACATGAAGAGCTGGCTGCGCCGGGCGTTCGGGCTCATCTACACCAGGGCCAACGTGGTGTCCACGCCGGCATACCTGGCCTGCCATGTCCTGCTGGTGCCGACACTGCACGCCACCGCCATCGCCCTCTTCGCGATGAGCCACAAGCACGCATACGAGCAGTTCAATGCCGCCGACGTCAAGATGACCTACGTCATCCTAAGCTTCACCGCGGTGCTCGACGTCTTCGGGGTGCCCATCAGCGAGCTCCTGTACTGGGTCCTGTCCAAGACCAAGATCCCTGCGCTGTGCGAGATGCTCCCGGGCGACAATCTCATCGATGCGGTCCAGAAGGTGAAGAACCCCAGAACCGGACGGTTGATCAAGTGGGCTAGGAGCCTCGGATACAAGGGACGCTTCTTCCACCGCGACAACCGCAGCAACAATCTCTACGGCAAGGTCGCCGGGTTTGTGGTAGCGGAGCTCTTGGGGGACAAGGTGCAAGGCCTTGACCTCGCCAGCTACAGGGATATagacaagaagaagaattgGGCTCTGAAGAAGCTCGAGGTGTTGTTCATCAACACCGACACAGCGATCTGGAAGAGCCTGCGCCAGCTGCCATTCGACGAGAGCGTCCTCCGGTGGCACATCGCCACTGACCTTTGCTGCCGCCTCAGCCCTCCGCCCAAGGGGCTAAATGCCCTCACCTACACCCACAGCAAATGCGCGGCGGAGATCTCCAACTACATGGCGCACCTGCTCAACTGCCGGCCGGACATGCTGATGACCGGCAGCCGGCAGCACCTCTTCAACGAGGCCCTCCGGAGCATGGGCTCCATGGGCAGAGTGGTATGGCGGAGCATCGACGACGCCAAGGACGCCTGCAGCAAGCACGCCCTCATCAAGGAGTCCTGGAATCTCGCCAAGGAGCTGGTGGAGCTTGGCGACGACAAGACCCGGTGGGAGATCATGTACAGGGTGTGGGTTGGGCTCCTCTGCTACTCGGCCAGCATGTGCAGGGGCTACCAGCACGCCAAGAGCCTCGGCGAAGGCGGCGAGTTCCTCTCCTTCGTGTGGCTCGTCATCGCGCTCAAGGGGGCCAAGACATTGGCCGACAAGCTTCAGATGCCGGACGATGAAGGAGCCACCCCAGGAGCCGCCCAAGAAGCCACTCAAGGAATCGACTTGTCTAAATTTGATTGA